Genomic DNA from Salvia miltiorrhiza cultivar Shanhuang (shh) chromosome 1, IMPLAD_Smil_shh, whole genome shotgun sequence:
aagtaagcagaagaggttgatgcatctttattgattttagccttggcaggcttacaagctcttacaccaagtttgaaaagtccttcggaggcatagcctttccctaggaactttccccacttgcgtattacaacatagtcagatttgaaaaacaattcaaaatccttattcgtaagcctaaagcccgaaattaaattctttcggacagttggaacgtgtaatacgtcttttaatgtgatctccacgcccgacgtgagttgaagaatcacatctcccatgccaaggacttgggatgtccgctcgctagcctccattatcgttttgttttccacttccttgtagttgtggaacaactcacgatttatgcatatatggacggtagcgccggtgtccacgaaccaagcgttcgggttgtccacatgattcacctcggagatcatggcagcaaagtcatcgtggttccaatcgtcgaagtccttctcgacgttgttcacgttgccatttgctttcttccgctttggcttgcggcaatccttagccatgtgaccttttttgtcacaattataacatacaccatcaaactttgatggttgactaccgcTTTGCTTTCCTTTACCCTTATAATTAGGGTTAGGacgaccacgtttgttggagggaccgcctttctcggtgagattggcctttgcctccattggagcttttcccttttgatcacgacttctcacgtgatcctccatttgaagcttggatattaatatcggcacggacatctccgagcgctcatgcttcaaaatgttttgaaatttcctccaactaggaggtaatttctctatgatgattgcaacgagcaatgcatccgccaagggcatcccttcggcttgaacctcatgtgaaagattttggaactcttccacttggtccatcaatggtcgggagtcaaccattttatattccaaccatttggcaacgacatacttggtagtattcgccttgtccacttgatactttagatcaagggcctcccacaattgtttcgcggtttcatgaaccttgaaaacacggtagagccgttcgtccagagacatgagaacggtgttacggcacaagtagtcgccgcgacaccagttcaaatatccggtacgaatttcttggcttgtctccccttccccttcactcggggttggaggtttatcctccattaagaatccggcaaaccccacggttgtgaggtagaatagcatcttctcttgccaatatttgaagttcttgcctgagaacgttgatggtttctcggcaagaccaatagttctagatgttgacgaagaagcccccgttgatgcaaacgaggaaaatattgacgacgtggttgaaccgatggttgcagaggtggtggagccatccatattgacgtcggtgtgagccatttctcgaacgtgtatcaacggcagagaaataatcttcttgcgattgttagaaccgggtacacgatcgagatattacaaaataaatattttgagatattacaactcaaaataattgaaaatattacaaagaaaataatttgagaaattacaactcaaataattgtatacaactgaaatatactgtataaataaattatacgtataaactaagtcgagtcgagatgaatctcttcccgcaagaagattatcgccccggtagtgctcttcggtttggcgtatcttccccaaaggtaaaacgacttcgtctcggcggatgtagcaccacaatccggcgagctccggcgaactgaataaggatcgaaaactgagctagaggtggaatgcagaatgcagactattttgtgagttgtgagttgtgagttttcAGAGTCGTTAGTTCTGAGTTGTGAGTTCTAAGTTGTGAGTTATGAGTTCACAACACACccgtatttataggtgttaaacctagtgtgaacggccggtgtgaacggaacgtcagtcaattccggcgggtgcggtaggtggccgcaatcgttgaacgcagaagttgaaactgattttccctcttcaacatccaaactttgacatacaatatctcactcaccggaaatcggttttgagacttcaagtatatcacgttgatctactcgagatgtagattaacatccaattattattttaattaaataataaatatttaattaaataataattttcagatttggcataaaaccatatttccaacaaattGTTTAGGTTAGGTTTGTGACATGAAATCAAATCTCAGACTTGAAATCCATGTACTTGAACAGTTAAAGCACTTTGAAAGTATCTAAAGCTAGCTGTGCAAGAGCATCCACAgatctctcaaaattttactcttaaaaatACTTTAAAGTCTTCCCTAAATTACAAATACACACAACAGCtctcctatttttcattatctattttataaatttaggattagatttaaggggtgtaaatttaggattaaatttgagggggtataaatttttttgtggatccagatgatcattttatctcattttttatttttattattttattaacttaaatttaaaattaggaTTACTTTTAAGAGATTTGCTATGGATGCTCTAATTACAAATGAAAATCTGGTGCAAAAAGCAAAATAGAAAAACTTTCTTGATTATCATAAATAATCTAATCCAAATTCTTGATCTGTGCAATTGGAATTGGGAAAAAAATATCACTTGTGCTCACCAATTTTGCGATGTGGTAGCGTTAATCGATGCGAGCTTGCCACGTGGAATTGACAAACTGAGTGGAGCTTCTACTATATTTAAGTTGAATTTGAATGGAGGGACCTATGATTGTAAAAATACCTttgagaaaattaataaatactcctAGATTCGTttacataatataatataatataatataatatatattaaccAGCACGactcatcttcaatttcaacccTTCATATAATGTCGAACATAATGGAGAgcgtttaatttatttaataagatTAGATCTATGAAACACTTAAAAGAttatatagtaaaataaataatttgataacaattgaaattattaaaatgaactttttatgaatttattttatgGCCTGAAAACAAACGCCCCCAGAGACAATAATACCTATCTGGTATGATGCAATTGAAGGTGTGAGGTTGATGCATGCGACATGTTTGGTGGAAATTGCTTTAGTATTTATGAAGCCATATCGTTAACAGTTGCAAAACTGAGGAACTTGTGTGTCCACATGATTTCACACCAACTGAGCTGTTTTCCACATCCAGACAACCATCAACCAAACACACCCTCCCTCTGCCTCTTTAATCATATAATCATATAATATAGTATGTCGTTCATTTCTGGGCAATTCCTCAACACAACTACGCATGCTCTCTTGCAATCTTTATACATTAAATTgtctgaaaatatttatttcacaCTGCACACAACTTTGGGCTCTCCAAGAAACAGATTTCTCAAAAGAGAAGATTCAAAATTGTCTGGCTTTGTGATTTGTGTAATGTTTGTTTGGCACTTATAATTAGAATGTATAATACATTTATAACACTCTAGTATTTAATATCAAATACATAGTCCTTTataaatcaaaattccaaaaaatttgTACATATTTGTGTGATTTTGTATACTACTTTGGAGGTGGTAAATATAAAACAAATCATAATTGATTACTGTCCCATTAAATGCCCCATTACATATGAGCACCGAGATTAAagaatgtgtaattagtagataaaatgAGTTGATGAGAATTTTTTAAACGTTCTCTACTTGAACAAAATGAACACTAAAATATATCTCAATTAAGTATATCATATCTTATCTCATAGTATTGTGTACCAAGTGAACCTTATAGTGTATGTATTATACATATTATAATAGATTGATACACTGCCATGTGTTGATGAATAAGTATATGtgattaataaaaaataggaaaataaaTGTGATCATGTGACAAAAAGCATCGAACATGAAGGCTAGAGATGGGATGGGTGATCACGATCAAGATGTGATCTTCCAACTGTAATTGTACctatatataattaaacattGTCTCTCCCGATTTGCTGGCTAATTATAATCCACAATCAACATTTCATCTTATAGTATCAGTTAAATAAAGTGAATAATTACTTCAACGGCTTATAGTTACTTATGTCGTGTTGCAGTCTAGCCAAGTTGAGGGGTGCCCAATTCAAACacaattaacaatatttaaaGAATTGAAATTCTCATAGTCCATTTTGAATTGCCAATCAATCATATTTAAAGTATTTGAACTCTCATGGTTCATTTTGAATAACTACGGGTAGCTACTCTCAACATAAAAAAAAGCTCCTTTTCCatttatatttgaaatataattGAGATAAAATTATCAAGCACAATAATACTATTAAACTAAAGCAAATTATAAATCAAATTGATTGTAAAGCCGGTGGTCCAGTCTCAATAATATCCATCACATTCAAAATCTTAAAACCTTCACATGCCATGTCAATATGTCATGCATAACACCGCAGCAGTGGCTAACCAATTACGAGGTGACATATTTACTCgagatttaattatatatatctttttccacgaaatatatatacaaatatataaagtaattaataaaataatgatcTGTCAAAATATATTCTCAATAATCACAATGTATggtaaaaaattcaaaaaatcaaaaaattgtCATTCTGAATGTGTGTGGGATGATTATTAACCCACGCGTTTTTGTTTCTACTATCTTCAAAATTCATGTGCTCCTCCACTTTCTCGTCCTCACCAACTTTGAACACGCCTTGGACATATTTCTCTACGTCGATTTCCTTATTCCCATCAATGCCCTCGACGTCCGTCAACTCCGGAATGAACGGCGGCCGGGGCATGTCCGTAATTGAGTCCCAATCAACTGCCTTAAAAAATTCGTGGCCCTTGATTTCGTGGACAGGAATCCTCTTTCTCGGATCCTTCTCGAGTAATTTTGCGATCAAGTCCCTTAACGGCGTTGATTCTCCCGTCAGATTCGGGGCGCGGGTTATGATCCGGTAGAACGTCTCCTTCCGGTTGGCGCCCCGGAACGGCGTCGTACCGTAGAGCATCTCGTATAGCATGACGCCCAGGCACCACCAGTCGACGGCGAAGTCGTGGCCGTCGCCGAGGATGATCTCCGGCGCCACATACTCCTCCGTGCCGACGAACGAGTTCGACTTCTCCACCGAGTCCGATGCGGTGCTCGCTGAGTCCGACTCGAGCTCCTCCCGTTGAACCGAGTCGACCGGCGAGATCCCCGAGTCGCGGCGCCTCATCGAGAAACCGAATTtattcttcctcttcttcggcTTCTTCACTTGCAGCTTCGATTCGGACGAGACCGGGCGATTTTCGGGAGATTTTGGAGCGAGTTTGGTTGAGAGATCGAAATCTACCAGCATTAAATGCCCGCTCTCCTGAATCATCACATTTTCCGGCTTTAAATCTCGGTAAACGACGCCTAAATTGTGCAGATACTCCAAAGCCAGCACCAGCTCCGCTGCGTAAAATCTGAAatcgtaattaaaaaataaattaataaataaacggATTAATTTTCAACAATGCAAAATCGACGACGCCGGATAACTGAAAATAGTTCATTCCATAGAGAGACTAATCTACCTGATGATGTCATCGGAAAACATTTTCTCAGTCTGTTTCTTCCTCAAACAATGCAGATCGCGGCCGGAGCAGTAATCGATCGCATATCCGACGATCTTATCAGTAACCAAAACTCCGTGGAGTCTCGGCAGCAGAGGATGGTGAAACGACGCCAACACTTCTCGTTCGAAGCAGATCCTCCTGTACTCGCCGCCGTCTCCGGCGCTcgaaatcttcttcttcttctccacggAAGATCGTAGGATTGCTTTGAGCGCGAGCAATTCTCCACTCTCCGTCTGAACGAGGA
This window encodes:
- the LOC131022902 gene encoding serine/threonine-protein kinase OXI1-like yields the protein MHDGDPRHGGDGTLALDLKNLKVISPLGRGAKGVVFLVQTESGELLALKAILRSSVEKKKKISSAGDGGEYRRICFEREVLASFHHPLLPRLHGVLVTDKIVGYAIDYCSGRDLHCLRKKQTEKMFSDDIIRFYAAELVLALEYLHNLGVVYRDLKPENVMIQESGHLMLVDFDLSTKLAPKSPENRPVSSESKLQVKKPKKRKNKFGFSMRRRDSGISPVDSVQREELESDSASTASDSVEKSNSFVGTEEYVAPEIILGDGHDFAVDWWCLGVMLYEMLYGTTPFRGANRKETFYRIITRAPNLTGESTPLRDLIAKLLEKDPRKRIPVHEIKGHEFFKAVDWDSITDMPRPPFIPELTDVEGIDGNKEIDVEKYVQGVFKVGEDEKVEEHMNFEDSRNKNAWVNNHPTHIQNDNFLIF